The nucleotide window GACGTGCCGAGCGGCCCCGAGCGGCTTCAGTTAAAATTAAACGTCCGACCGAACTAgacgaattattttattttcgactCAGTTTGTTTAAGTgggttttttttattgttcattttaaGTGATGGAGTGGAATGACCAGGTCTTCTTCatccaaaattaaatctttcatTAATTCGCTCCTAAGGCTTGGGCGAATCCAAAATCTTCTTTGACGTCTTTTTGGGGGCTGATTAAAAGCGAATATCACCACAGCCATGGCTGACATAGCGACGTCATAGTCggtactcattttgaaaacactaACACTTTAAGGACActttaaaaaaacttctaaaaagTACTCTTCAACGAAGTCACCAGTCTTGGTGTTGAAACTATAATGTAGGTAGAAATAACCCGGTCGGCTTCGTTTTCGGTGTGGACGTCGTGCCGGCCCGAACGTACCCGCCCGGCTTAGCCCACCCGGGTCAATCCGCCCGGCCTACCGCGGCATAGTGTGGACCCTGCTTTTTTGAGCAGAGAACTGTAGTGAGAATTGTAGTGAGATCTTTGTGAGAGTGTGTACCCATAAGAAGTTCTCACTATTACGAGAATTTCCACGAAATTCTCAGCGAGATTCTCGCGAGAGTGTGGAGGGGCCATAACAACAGATTTTGGAACGTCACCATTCAATAACTTGTACTTCGGATTTCTACTAGTTATGATGGAGATTCTAGTAAGTCTAGTAGTGTTCTGAAGCTCCCTAACGTCGCATTGCATTAATGTTAGCAACAAGGTAGTCGACTATCGATATCTATCAAACATTAAAGTTTTGATGGGAGTCAAATGACATATGAGTTTTGGCAGAAGCTAAGAATTACCGACTTATCGAGCCCCAATggaaaattataatcattttaatgCCATAACCAATTAAATATAACAATCTTATAAGGAATGGGAGAATAACTGATTCTGATGCAGTTCTACTAAATAACTTTCCGGTCTTTTCATAATACCTACGTAATTACATAATTCGGCACCTGCATCGCGGAACGGctactattaaataacgaaacgaATTTTCAGTGTCTACCAGttggaaattgaattttcttaatCAAGAAATGGGAAACCAGAATCGTGACAGAAGATTCAATGAGTTGCCTGCAGGCTAAATAATCTTCACGTAGAAAAAATACTACActgttgaaattaataatatcatcCATAACTATCCTTATGGTGATTTTAATCATCTACAGCTTATATTACAGATTTCTTTAACTCGGTAATTAGTGTATGTAAACGAAGTTGTCAAAAGAGATTCTAATACAGGGCGCGGCAGTTAATTCCGCATTTTTTACATAGCTATGGATACGTGGAAAATGGGAGAGGTTAGTTGTCAAGCATTCCACTGGTTAAAGCAACACCGAACGTTTGCTGTAAAATCGTTTTACCAAACCGGTGGCTATGTAACAGCTCGGCACCGTCTTCGTACTCATTTTAAAGATAATCACAATCAACCAGTTGAACGCGCGAAGGAAGAAGATCAGCGCGTCGACAGAGTGCCGTCCGAAAGATCTTGAAGTTAAATTTGCACCATCAcccttacaaaattcaattggttCAGGTATTGAACGAAAACGATTTTGCTGCCCGACGGCATTTCTGCGAAACGTTTTTGGGCATGGTGGAAAAAAATGAGGATCTTGTGCTCGGTTTGTAGATGATTGACGAGGCACGTTTTCATATTTCGGGATTTGTGAACAAACAAAACTTCAGGTACTGCAGTGATCGAAACTTTAATCGACTTCATCAACAACCCACTCAGCCAAGGTAATAGTTTGGTATGCCATGTCCACATTGGTAATCAAAAGCTCattctttttcgaaaataaaattgagcATGAATATTGTTGATGAGATTTTCCCGAATCGTTTGGTATCCCGAAACGGAGCGATTCCTTAGACCTCACAGTAGATGAACTCAAGGAAAGTATACGATTGGAAATCCTGAACGTATGCCTACTACTAACTAATTCCACCGTATCATCAACCCTTTTACATAAATGTGAATGATTTGAAACAATCGAGTATTAAATATGGGGCCCTATGAAATTTAAACTGTTAATAATATactcaatgaaaaaaatcttatgaTAATCTTTTACAGTTTTATATTGTTCTGTACAGACCAATAAAGGAtcgaaaacttttattatttcagatacatttagaaaatatttggatttggatgtaataacatttaaaatgaCTATACCaagttttgtattaaaaattagatttataTCTCTCTCGTATATAAAAATGGACTATATCACGAACAATTCGATCGAACTACAAACAATTCGAAATCACTAGAGGACGAAAACGGCAATGCGAAAACCCCTAATTTCGATGTATTTAAATTCTTGGGATACGTGCAGATCTGCGACCAACAAAAGCATAAATAATTGATTCCGTCGTCCGATTCGTCGTATCCCCTTTCATTCGGACCAGTTTTCGATGTGCATtttctgaagaagaaaactcAAGCCGGGCCAACCTTCATTAttgattcaattcaattcaattctcTTCGATTAAATCCATGTGCCCTAAGCATTCGTTACGTATAAACGAAATAATGAATGTTCGGGGGTAGGATCTCGTTTTTACGAGACTCGAGAATATAATTTTGGTATGAAAGCGGtctaaatatttagataattggATTAGGgcttttcataatttataaacggcaattccaaacaaaaaaaaacatattctgGGTTActattgttgatttttgttttaattgaaagaTATCTTTAACAAGATATTTCAATTCTCTCAATAAAACAGCATTGTAAAAAGTTATAAGTCGTATAATCTTTTTAATCGcggtttataattattaaaaaatcgacCAGACCtcatagaaatagaaaatagaaagatTTATACGGTTATAAAAACAgtataataagaaatatgtaaaaatatttcgacAGCTTCAAGTTAATATTATCAAGATCACTTATACTAGTACTGAACAATTTGGCAACGAGGCGTATTACGTAATTATacgtaataattatgaaaaaccaCTGACTGACTcaccaaaagaaaatttatttcactaaCTATGAACCACaactaaaaaatgaagataacaatttgtaaaaaattgtttattggaGGCAATCCACTTGCATACTACCAAAAAGCTTCTTTCTGCCATTTAAGCCACGATTCTTTCATCTAAACCACAATTGTCtgttttggaatgaaaatttggaGCATTTTAAGAAGATCGGAAGATCTCTCGCTTTAAGCGGTCCTAGCAACGTCCTCTAGCATTCACGTTGCTAATTAAATTGCTGGACAAAAGCTCTTCCgaacaacatcaagtttataaaaatcggttaAGCAGATCCGGACTTACAGGCGCTTTTTCATAAAaaggttcccactctcccccacattttatttgaaaagatagGCTAAacatttacaattaaaaaatgcGCAGAAGTTATTGCAGAATTTGATTATCGCATATAAACTTCCACAGAATCAggtgaatttttaaaaaatttactttttttatattttcaaatacgttcTCTAGTGATGGatctaaaattctgaaaataattttgacgtGGTTCTCGAGGCCActaatgttatatatttttttcttaagcTATAATACTGTGGTGGTTATTAAGCCCGAAAGTTATAAGAAGCCAATATGAACTAAGTTGAACCGACGCAAGGACTAGGTTGATAGAAACCAAAATTACgttcataatattattaaacaattaaaacttagtttgggaatttatgtaaacaAACAATTAAACAAAGATTTGTTTCACTACTAATCttagataataaaaaacagaGACCATGAAAGAAAACAGTTTAGATTATTAGTCATGTGTGTATGTCACTGACCTCCTCCTaaacggctggaccgatttgaatgaatttttttgacgGCGTTTAGGTGACAACCTGGATGGTTTAAATACACAAATCAACCCGGCAGATGGCGCTGCAGTCGGTATCTACTTTATTTATCGATACTGCAACTAAACGGCTGGATCGACTTGAATGAATTTCTGGTTTATTGATTTATACTCCTCGGGAATTgactaaaaatattgttcatcatCTGGCGATAAGATCAAATTTAACGAACATTActgatttaaagaaaataaataataatgaaattattacattatttgtCTTTCATTTCATActttgtttaatttatattctaatcGCGTGAAATATTATGCAGGACAACGTCTGTCGTGTCCGCTAGTAAATATAAATAGAAGTAATGTATATAGTTGATATTCGTATgtatttaatatgtttatatgtATTGAACGTGACCGTAAATTGTTATTAAGTGTGTAATTATATACCAGGTGATGTAGAAGATGTCTATTTTCCACCTTATATTCCGGATAGGGGTAAATCTTTAGTTACATTAATCATCGGCATAAGACGTAAGCGTTATCCTTCAACCTAACCAGACACCACAATATAATCCGAACCTGAGATATGGCCGACGGCCGATTTTAGTTGCTCATCCAGTACATACGAGGGCGCTTCCAAATCGAATCAAAATCATATGAACTTTCATatcatattgaaattgattcCACAAGTTGGTCAATTAAATTAGCATTATCTCCCATATAGCATTTTTTCAATCGAAACTTATCGAAAAATCTTACGTAAATCATTCAATTTAAAAGTTGTAGAGTTTGAGCTCAAAATGTATGATGTAATCATAACATAACATATGAGTTGGACTGAATGCTACCAGTGAAACCATCCTCTGTTTTAGACTACAACGTAGGTCATGGAAAGAGCGGGCAGAGCACGTTCATGTATCTCAGACTTTCGTGGATTGTTTATCAAGATATTAATTAGTATGATAATTgtgaatttattactttttagcTCTAGTTTTTTGTGAGAATCGCtttgaatagaatagaatatttaCTTGGTATTGCGGCAACTCCAAAACATCTACATCTAATTATCATACGTGTTACGATGTGATCGACCTCGTAATTGCGTTTAGATATTTATGAATCCTATTATATTACGCAGTATATAGGTACTTGAAATACATAATGCATCagataaataacaattttatacgcaaattcaatgaaattcaaatatattgaatagaaaaaatccCACCTAAACAATGTCTTATTcgaaagaaacattttttgacaCTTCTCGGCTTAAAATTAAATTCGTTCAGTTCTCCGAGTCGATTTATACTAAAATTGTGTAAGGAATTGGaaatttaactaaattattaatatatatgaaaatttttataataataactctTCTACTTTctaattgtataatttatttttggattcATGAAACTCTAAagataattttctcaatatttttagaataactAGCGCGATTAAGTGgctaatgaaattatatttagttCATAAGTAAATAAAGAATAGTGAAGTAAATACAGTTCATCATTTTGATATACAGATTTTTATCACCGATGTAAATCCTAAACATACTTAACACTTTAGAagtgaataaaaacatttttaaattaacgaATATCAGTACTAGAAAATATTGGACATATGTGGGTATCAAGAAAAgttatagataaaatgtaaaacAGTCATATTTTTGTAACcattaaatttcgataattaaAGAATATAGTGACCTAATCCAAATTATCTGTTAAATGACCcatgaaaataacattaaaattagACCAATTTAATTGGTTttgataaagaataaaaattaagctatcatttttaatttgcaaATATTATACTAGAAtgtaataacaaataaaaataaacaatatttatatattaatttgtcaattatatttaaaaaatgccaACATAAGCAATATTTTGcgatttcattaaaaattttcatgtattataataatttacagtTATAGAGAAGcgttatttaaacaataatgaaattaataagttAAAATATAGGAAAAACCGTACAACTAGAAAGTAAACATTgacattcttagaaaaaatatgaaactgtACGTACCACAATAAAGAGGACACTAAACTAGACCATAGGCTTGATTATAATCACTTtaacacatattttttatacgtTATATTCTACTTTTACACCAATTATTCCCTTCTCGATTTTCGTAAACACGAAACTTTCACGCACACGATGATCGTATCAGAGGATGAGCGAAAATGTACCTCTACACACCGAAGTCATCTGCTTTCTGGCTTTTTGAAAATGACAATACCTGTTGACAATTGACAGTAGtgaaatagaatagaatagttCGTTCTTAGTTGGTAACATAAtagtgaataaaaaagttttttcaaatatctaagatcaaaaatgtatcaaaaatagcgtaaatatgatgaaatgcagatttattgatttcaaatagATTCAAATCTAATGATATATCATTCTACTATCCTgataaattgtaatatttgcTGACAGATGACAGCTGAAAAAGAGGTCAAATTGAGAACGTAGTTGATATATTGACGAGATTGATGGTGGGATTGTAAACAAGATATTAATAAAtgcaatattaattattttgtgtaTAAACATGTCCTTGGTCCCAGATTATGATTCATCAAGTTCTAGCTCGTCTAGTTCTTCAATTAGTGATTCGGAAGGAGAAAATATGTAAGTAcgtttataatttcaaatctaTTTACCCACAGGTGTTTCTAAAGATGGATAAGTTTAGTTCACTTTTTCATTAGGGAacgtaaattaaataaaactcgacagaataaaaagttaaaaattaaataatgaaaagtgGAAGCGAATATAGAAGTATAATATGCCAATAATATCAAAGCGAAAGTatgaaaattctctaaaaatacATCAGAACTCATTTTGATTTGCTTGGaatcaagtttttattaaaaaaatcacaaaatgtttgatttttatctatattcacttttcaataattcacaataagaaaaagttgataataaataacaataaacacCTAAAATATACTACATAGCTCCTTTAATTTGCTTGGattcaagtttttatataaaaatatcaaaaaagtattatttctaTCTATATTTACCTATCAATTATTCACtataagaaaaagttgataataAGTAACAGTAAACACCTAAAATATACACCATAACACGTTTTAATTTGCTtggatttgtttttttgtaaaaatatcaaaaaaagttctATTTGTATCTATATTCACTTTTTGATTATACACAATAACAAAAAGTTGATAATAAGTAAAAGTTAACACATTGCCATTACACCATAACACATTTCAATTTGCTTGGattcaagtttttatataaaaaaatcaaaaaacgttTAATTTCTATctatatttacttttcaattattcaGGATGAGAAAAAGTTGTTGATAAGTAACACATTACCTTAAAATATACATCATAActagttttaatatatttggattcaagtttttattgaaaaaaatcacaaaatgttCTATTAGTAATCTATGTTCACTTTTGGATGATTCACAATAAGAAAAACTTGATAATTAGTAACTGTTAACACATTGCCCTAAAATATACACCATAACTCATTTTATTTTGCATGACTCAAGTTTTTAATTacactattttcaatttttatttttcattaatccctttaaatttaattactcacaattttgtaaaaaatgggTCAGCTGTCATATGTTTTAGCCAAATAAAGAAATCGCAAGTTAACATCAAAACTAAACTACCTACACCTACTTTTGGAGCCTCTAATGATTCACAAAATGAATTATCAAAGACTTCGGTTTTCAAAAACCCATTTGTAGAAGCAGAAAATGCAAAAGAAGCCATTTTGGAAAAGCATGTGAAAATGGTAGATGCAAAAGACAATACGGTTATTATAAACGGCAAGAAAATTTGTTGGAATTATAGAAAAGGCAGATGTAGATTTGGACATAAATGTAAATACGCACATGATTCAGATATCCAAAAGACAAAAGACCAAATAGAGGTATCATAATTCTGAGAAAGTTTATAAtcaaatacactttttttttcttattgcaGGTTGAAAAAGCAGTTACAATTAATAATTCCATTGTTTGTGAAAATATTCTCAGTGGAATGAAATCAAAACCTGTTAAAACAACTGATGAAAGATCTGACAATGAAGAAGGAAATACAAAGAATAAACAGAAAAGGAAGAGACCAGGATTAACACAAGGATTAATCcctggtaaaaaaattatgaaacagtaTTTAGATCAAAAGACTTAGTGCAAAATTGagattaaattattatcaagtACAAATTTTAAAGTCTATAAGATACAAGCACTTTGATGGCTTAAAAAATGGAGATTGTGTTCTactgtaaataaatatcaatcaaGTATATTGTTTCTTTAATTGTATCACATTAAAACACTCACACATTGATGAAACTTATTTGATGTGTTTTAATTAGTGTTTTTCATACCCATATCTTGGCCTTTTCGACAATTCGCCTCCAAATTAATCTGTTCTTCACCAACATTCCTCATCCTCCCACATTCACTGTTTATAAGTCTTTGTGAAGAGAGTCTGCATATTTTTGGCATTTGTGATTCTCTTAGGAAAGTGCTCCATCTAAACCTCTGGGGGCTAATCAATCGGGCGATGTATTCATTGCCCActattttatcgatttttcaaGTTCTCCAATCTGTTTCGTTGATTCTAATTTCTCCAATCTACAGCAACTTTATAATGCTGAGGTAGTCTGCATATAGCAAACACCTCAACTAATctagaaaaaccaaatttttgtcaaaatatggcAGTTAAATATCCTATCTATAGTGCCCCACATCAAAGTTGCCCTAGTTCATCCTCAGCTCGCCTTCCAGTTCCAGAGTATCCGGAAATCTTCACAggcgttttattttttgttatgataCTGTTTTTGTATTAGTTCTAATTCCAAATgcgaaatgtttttattttattttcttactttTTACATCATACTCAATCTACCTATGAAAAATGTCCAAGTACTTTTAGAATAAACAAGAGGTAAGGTAGGGGCCAACTCTCTTTATATTGGAAACCTTGGTTTTTATAGTAAAACAAACCTTGAAATCCAGGAAATCTCAAATATAACCATAAGGCACTCTGACTCCATTGAATAGACAAGGGATAAGTTAGGAGCCcgcaaatatatttatcttgAGGCTCACTAGCTTCTAGATCTACCACTGATTGAATGCAATTAGTTTCATAttgaaaaactctttttttttcatgtaaatctcccctcaaaatatattcattaggaacaaatttttgctattttaaaaaatagcgCTATTAGAATCTTCTCAAGGTAGGAATAGACAATAAAACATGACAaatctttttcaataaaacaaatgtACAATAAAATCacaattatatatcaaaaatatatcgatttacaaaatgaaataaaacttctaacaataattgattaaaCAAATCCTTGATCGGTATATTTAATACAACAGGAATTAATATTTGGGACGAATTTCACTGCTTTAACTAGAGTTATTTTGCATTCTCCTCTCTCCTTCTTCAAAGAAATTCTTGCATTAGGAACTCCATACCAATAACTTCCACAAGTGACCTTTTCTTTCATCAcatctatatttttaaaatctccgTCATTCCATAAAGTTATCAAGTTTGTtattacaaaaacaatattgTATTCTTTAGTTAGATAATGCAAAATACTGGCTATATAAGAAAGGAATGAATTATTATCGTTTTGATTTGAGGACTGAAATGATAAAGTAGCTATAGaatcaataattattagtttagtAGATGATCCGCTTTCTATGGAATGTTTCAGGGTAAGTAAATGaccaagaaaatcattttttgtaaaaactctGGCGACTTTTATTCTGTTCATAGTCGATATTAAATGTTCctaaaaaaatacagtttacactaaaatatcatttcaaataaatatcaattgaaCCTTGTTCAAAGATGATAACAtctgtttcatttttaatcctaaaaaatcacattttgtatctaaataaattatttcgtcAGGAGAAGTCAGAGCTACATTTTTAATCaaagttaaacaaaataaagtttttcctGACGCTGGTAATCcacatatctcatatatattccCTGTAAACAAGCCTCCTTCCAATAATAAATCCAACCTAAAAACTCAATTTgtacaatttattaatttgtttttttttaattgaattacttTTCAACACCTGTAGGAATTATTGCAAATTCGTGtaaaatgttttgataacaATCAAATGCGCTTCTTAATCGAGAATACTTTTTCAAAAGCTCCTTtctaatttctaaaatttcctttaaaatatttattacatgtGTTAAGAATTTTAATACTTTGTTATCTACCTTAAGTGCTAAAGAAGTTATCTTCTCAATCTTCTTAGTTTCGCAATTCATAAAATCTATTACAGTAATAATTTGAGCTTCATTCAAGAGTTTCAAAATATCCGTATTCAAATAAGTGTGCAAACTGGCCGACAAATCGTCcattgtattaaaaatacaaatcaaaaactttGTATCAATTTAAATGTGAAGTGTGCAAATCATTGTTTGCGTTTGAATACTAAAAACGCTTCGTATCTTACATTCTTACATCAGAACATACCTAATAAAAAAccataaataacaaatatagaGATGGGTAAGTAAGTGGATAACGTACCAatacaataaatgatttttcaatataaatcgtGTTGATTTCAGGTCTGAAATAGATCTAAACGTCATtttttacctgttattttaaactgatttttcatgaaaaatctaGACGAAATTACaacatatgtatatataaaataatagttgaCTAACTTTGAATGAacttagataaatatatttcccTTATTCGAATAATTAGACACATTTTTCCTGTTACTATCctaaaattactttattttttaattaatcttgAAATTACTTCAATCCTCATCTGGAACTCATTAAAGTAGCTTTTAATGAATAGTTTCTTATAACTCAAATTAAAAATGTGTAGTGAATTCAGAGTTTTATATAAACCGAAATAAAAGTACAACAAACAATTGGTTAAGCCCATCTCTAGAAAGGTGCAAGTAACCATAAACCAACCACCAATAAAATATGTAGCCAATGAATTCGGACTACAGactatttgaattattaatatcGGCGATAATAAAATTCTCTAAAGTGCCTGATTAATATTAGTGGTTGTCTTCCatgaaattgaagaaactaATCATTGTATTGATAATTgcataatagaaataaaatattcttaagttttgacaaaatatttcaGCTATAAATCAAACTGTTATATCTAATACAAAATACTaacaaattcaaagaaaattgtGATTAGTTTAAATTCTACAATTTCGctttatatacaattttcagTTTGAAAACATGTGCGATGTCATTAATTAAAGTAGTATTTGGCAACATCTGATTATGGACTGTGCTGTGTTGGTCATTAATTCGATTGtagaaaattaatcaaattcaaatttttaaacaaattactaatcattttttcttttatagttattatttatcAGATTTTGGAAACAAACTTATACGTAATAATATacttttatgatttaaaaataatactttcttaggaatatttttattaagctGGCAACACCTGTCAATCCTGGGCAAAGTTCCTCTCGATTGATTTGCGCATGGACACTACCAACTTCGCGCATGTGTATCATTAATTTTCACTAGGCGTTGCAGATTGGACTGGTTAGACATCTTTTCAAGGAATGGGATATTGTGTCGCCATGTCATGTAAAGCTAATGCGTCGTTAATGTTGAACGTGTAAAATGGTTAAAACCAGtatatctttcaattttcaagtTACGTGAAGTACCTAATTGTACTTTAAAGCTTAATTAAACTAATAGTTATATTTTTCCAATCGGATGACTAACTTTTACGTGAATATTTTGTGATTACATGATGGTAAGTATCGACGGTCTTGATAGTCTCAAGATGGCGTCtctgaaattttctttgttaaaactttgtatatttgtaaaattaattgtatatgttttgattgttagtacataacaacttttttttgtgttgatttatACATTATGTTCAGTATATTTTGTgacgaaaatttttcaatgtttgagTATTATCTAGCTCGTTTACTCATCCAAGATAAAAATGTAAACTAGTCAATATAATTTTACGTCATGAATTTAACCTATcgatttttgtgttttatataatattttttttataatagacATTGAGTTTTTGGAATcacttaaaatttattgtaaatttttattttaatgtttaccGCCAAATTTGAGggaattttaattttgtcatcATTACGTCAGCAAATAATCTTTCAAGTTTGGATGTTTGTTTACGCCTAGTAGCACCTTGAATGTAATTGCTTCGTTATATACATTTcctatatgaataattattttacaatgtctgtttttaaaaacatttgagttgaaaattgtataaatcGAATCTGATAAAAATAGTATCAAGATAATAATCAGAAAATAGGTGATGTACGAAGTTATTTATCTTTCAGACATTTCAAAGATGAGTGACGAAACTCCGGGGGTAGGGCAGGGTGCTCTGCCCCCGAGAGAAGGCCAAGGCCTTCGAGCCATGGCAGAGCGCCCTGCTGCTAGTAGTGCGACCGTAAGGGTTGTAAGTGGACAGTATGTGCTAACAAATCAACCACATGGTATGCCAGCTTTAGCACAGGTgtgtaattttttcaactatttttctgatttctaatattattctAGTGCTGGTATGCTTATAATATAtaactttggcaaaataacgtagaaaaattgtaaaattgccaattaaattaaatatttgaatttttgacagttgattaaatattgattatgtGATTGCTTTGATAAACATTTATGCAAAATTAAGGTAAACCTAATTGCAAATCTTGTTTAAGCGACAAAGGTTATTGAGGTCTTGTGGGTTTTCTTTGGCACATTCTCTGTTGCATGAAACTTTCGACTGAATTAGCACTGAACTATCAGCAGAAAACTAATTTgttgcattattttttttcactataaacctgaaactttttttaaaggtcCAAAACATTGTTGAAAGTTagataaaattaatagtagTGGTGTTGTCAAATTTC belongs to Diorhabda carinulata isolate Delta chromosome X, icDioCari1.1, whole genome shotgun sequence and includes:
- the LOC130901463 gene encoding DNA repair protein RAD51 homolog 4-like, which encodes MDDLSASLHTYLNTDILKLLNEAQIITVIDFMNCETKKIEKITSLALKEILEIRKELLKKYSRLRSAFDCYQNILHEFAIIPTGVEKLDLLLEGGLFTGNIYEICGLPASGKTLFCLTLIKNVALTSPDEIIYLDTKCDFLGLKMKQMLSSLNKEHLISTMNRIKVARVFTKNDFLGHLLTLKHSIESGSSTKLIIIDSIATLSFQSSNQNDNNSFLSYIASILHYLTKEYNIVFVITNLITLWNDGDFKNIDVMKEKVTCGSYWYGVPNARISLKKERGECKITLVKAVKFVPNINSCCIKYTDQGFV
- the LOC130901466 gene encoding zinc finger CCCH domain-containing protein 8 isoform X2 produces the protein MIHQVLARLVLQLVIRKEKISVICFSQIKKSQVNIKTKLPTPTFGASNDSQNELSKTSVFKNPFVEAENAKEAILEKHVKMVDAKDNTVIINGKKICWNYRKGRCRFGHKCKYAHDSDIQKTKDQIEVEKAVTINNSIVCENILSGMKSKPVKTTDERSDNEEGNTKNKQKRKRPGLTQGLIPGKKIMKQYLDQKT
- the LOC130901466 gene encoding zinc finger CCCH domain-containing protein 8 isoform X1, whose protein sequence is MSLVPDYDSSSSSSSSSSISDSEGENIQIKKSQVNIKTKLPTPTFGASNDSQNELSKTSVFKNPFVEAENAKEAILEKHVKMVDAKDNTVIINGKKICWNYRKGRCRFGHKCKYAHDSDIQKTKDQIEVEKAVTINNSIVCENILSGMKSKPVKTTDERSDNEEGNTKNKQKRKRPGLTQGLIPGKKIMKQYLDQKT